Proteins encoded together in one Mycoplasma miroungirhinis window:
- a CDS encoding DNA adenine methylase, whose translation MIKMKENIVPSTKLKPFIKWAGGKSALLDEIRKFYPSKLGQDINKYCEPFVGAGAVLFDILNSYNLKEIYISDVNNELINVWKTIQINVEPLIFILKKMEDEYINLDDAKRKEYFYQKRKEFNKYILREINDIVYGSALFIFLNRTCFNGLYRVNKDGLFNVPIGKYKNPKICDEDNLRNISLKLKNVIISCSEYTESAYFIDQNTLVYFDPPYRPITKTASFTSYSKFKFGDKQQIELADYYTKSSNKGAMCILSNSDPKNNDNLDNFFDDLYKLFNINRISTSRKINPNPDKRKSIVTELLITNNFK comes from the coding sequence AGATAAGAAAATTTTATCCTTCTAAATTAGGTCAAGATATTAATAAATATTGTGAACCCTTTGTAGGTGCGGGAGCTGTATTATTTGATATTTTAAACAGTTATAATTTAAAAGAAATTTATATTAGCGATGTTAATAATGAACTTATAAATGTCTGAAAAACTATTCAAATTAATGTAGAACCTTTAATTTTTATTTTAAAAAAAATGGAAGATGAATATATTAATTTAGATGACGCAAAAAGAAAAGAATATTTTTATCAAAAAAGAAAAGAATTTAATAAATATATCTTGAGGGAAATAAATGATATTGTATATGGTTCTGCGTTATTTATTTTTTTAAATAGAACTTGTTTCAATGGATTATATCGTGTAAATAAAGATGGATTATTTAATGTTCCCATTGGAAAATATAAAAATCCTAAAATTTGTGATGAAGATAATTTGAGAAATATATCACTAAAGCTAAAAAATGTCATTATTTCTTGCTCAGAATATACAGAATCAGCATATTTCATCGATCAAAATACATTGGTATATTTTGATCCACCTTATAGACCGATAACTAAAACTGCATCTTTTACATCATATAGTAAATTTAAATTCGGGGATAAACAACAAATAGAATTAGCTGATTATTATACAAAATCATCAAATAAAGGCGCAATGTGTATTTTAAGTAATTCAGATCCTAAAAATAATGATAATTTAGATAATTTCTTTGATGACTTATATAAATTATTTAATATAAATAGAATAAGCACCAGCAGAAAAATAAACCCAAATCCAGATAAAAGAAAAAGTATTGTTACTGAATTATTAATAACAAATAATTTTAAATAG